TCCAAAGCTTTTTCAAGATGGTACCGGTTAGACATTTGAATTCGAGGATGAATTGTTTAttagtgggggagaattgtaatgacCCGGTTTATCAAAACTGGTTTGGTTTAATTACAATTACAAGTACAATAATAATTATAACTAAAACCCTCCTTACATTTTGGTCAAACCGtgcaatatatatatcagtGTACGCGTCTCCCTTTCTCCTATTTGACCTAGCCGTAATCACCATTTCAGCCATATTCCCTTGTTCCGTCTTGCTTTACACCGAAGCCATTGTTGTCGTCCACTGTCGGAGCACCGTCAATCATCAGAGAGGGAGTGTTTCTCATTGGAGCCACCATTAGTGCTTTCATTGGATCGTGGTTGACCGGAGAGGTCATGACGTGTTGGAGATCACCAACCCTTACCATCGGCTAGCCATGGCTGTAGCTCTCTTATGGATTCAATCGTGAGAGAAGTGGAGATGAGGCAACCCGAGCGATGACGTTTGTCATCTCTAGCCACCACCGGCTCCGATCTATACCGTCGTTAGCCATGAGTCATTTCAGAAACAAGGCATGTCGTGCCATGATCACCGGAGATCGTACCAGCCGTCGTCATCAATCGTGATCCAAGCCGTATTAGCTAAGTGTTGCCTTCTCTGTTACTTGTGATACAAGTTACATGTATATCATAAACCTTCATCGAGTTCTTACATGTGTATAGTTGAATCTTGTGCCAACCTAGACTTGGAGTTGCTCGTGCATCACTTAAACTGATGGCGTATGAAGATTTTATTGGAGCACATTTCATTTAACACTATTATTAATACGAAGACACCTTTTCTGAGTGTTGTTAGTGGAGACATATCCGCTCTTGAGCAATTCATGTTCTGCCTCTGAACTTTGGCTAAGGTGAGAGTCTATTCCGTAAATCAcgtaccagtgtagaattctctctatcgtagtttagatttcgaatcatgatccgtctgtttgaattgagtttgtctgagtcttgattgttagtcAGTTTATTCATTGTAAACTGGAATTAGGGATATAGAGAATTCAATCGTTGATTtgattgtgtgatgttaagagatgcgatatatatatatatatatatatgtatgtatacatagttatgagtagggactatgtgagAGGGCGGGGGTCCAGAGATGTCTGGACTAGCGACGCAGCTTTGGTGGGCGGGGGCTCAGAGACGTCTGGGCTAGCGACACAGATTGTGTGGGGcgtgggtgcagagacgtttgcattcgacgcagctttggacggcgggggtacagagacagactgtactagcgacgcagcgtatgtatatatatctccgtatgaggagatgcggggtgtatgaactagctatatgctatcatcgcattgtttgtgttgtgtgatgctttaggcatcttgtttgttcatgttagagctaaactttCATAGTGGGAGTTAtatttactcaagtcagtggtttgcgtgtttagcatcccatacctcacggagtaactcccctgttactcacccctccttTCCTTCCCCTTTCAGATGAGActgacgagcaggagtgattgctatcgggctggtgctttgggagttttatttctgtctttttcagacttgcggattttatgtttttatcgatattttcgggatttattatgttatttgaatttatggttatttattggatttacgactttggagttgacttttgagaagtaataaatggagatttcagactttttatttatttaagttatttcgaaaaatacgggtgttacaatttacaattgtaacatcccgagttgtgatatatggaaaggcttaagagaattgatttggctacatatgtaaccaaagttgacttaccttttctggagcacatcctgaaagaactccagagttaagcgtgcttgagctggagtagtagaaggatgggtgacctatcgggaagtgattcgcgatagcgtgcgaaTGAGGCCAAAGCATtggaaaaggtcgggtggtgattgcagagTAAGTAAACAAGACTCTAGAGCCttggaaaattaacggaccgaccgtTGGAACGGGATGGAGCCCACGGGCCGATAGAGCGGGCGTGagtggcccattagccgtgggcggtcggggagttacaagtggtatcagagctagttagccatctcggttctgacctgagaggcgtcttgagacctgtcgtggAGCGCAAtgaggacgttgcgttctttgagagggggtgaattgtaacatcccgagttgtgatatatggaaaggcttaagagaattgatttggctacctattgAAGAACCCGAAGATAgggaggatcactttagctgggtgttggatatgatccgagaaggcaaacggcacttctggaactgagatggattgaaaggatcgtcaagagatgcggaatgactcttgatatacccacgatctaaggttAACCACCAAAGAAAtaatgaatgtgttggctaaccaccaaacaacacacaaagatgaattggctgaccaccaaatcaacaagccggttcacaccaatgaactagctaaagaactctctctctctcactcagagaagaaacaaaataaacaaccaaaactgaactgattttattgatgaaatggactacatatttatagtgttttgtagatctaggaattaaatgaaaaagtagatctagatctagcTCTAATCTTTAATACGAAAATAAAGAGATAAGACTAGACAAGGTGACTGTTCGGCTTCTGTCCAGATTCGTTGTATCCTGAAGCATGAACCGCGGTAAGGAGAACGACGGATGTGGGACTGTCCGCATGAACCACCATGTCCAGATCATGAACCATACTGGACCAAGTGTGTCCTATGTCTTCAGATAGGTgaaggatccttgccttagtgagatttggctgatcaaagtgCATGATCTGATCAAAAGGGTCGATCAGTCCATCAGTACGGTCGCCGGTACGTGCAGTATGAGGCAATCGAGCCAAAAGagagaagtctcgatcattttgtgaaacctcatgatctaagtcaagtctggcatgatctttctcaagtctggcatgatctttctcaagtctggcatgatccaagtcaagtctggtacggtgaaaaacatgaacctcggttgaaatgttcagaacatcatgaactccatgctgagctggttccatgtaatgatttgtggactgcggcacatcattcccttcctcttcaaaaagatttgtcctcaaatctgaaacattaaaaggaaaaggattataagcaaaagaaccataatcagAACGTTGCTCACCTTGAGTTCGGTCCGGTTTGTGAATGGAAGAAGATCCTTCTTTATGACCACAGTTTTGCTCTCCACCTGACCCTTCCTTCGGTTCATGTGCATAGTCATCGAAAATTGGTAAAGGGTCTTCCTTTTCTGGCTCGGTTTCAAttttctccaaagtcaccatGATTTCTGTTTTTGGCACTTGTTGGCATAATGACCGACcctatggcatttgaagcacctggtagAAAGAGCCTTCCTTGTGGTTTTCACAGCCTTGCTTTTATCAGAAgacaacacattagttttcaaatcagaatttgaaggagaagaagaattacattgttgttttggtgcagaagaagtgttggtgtttcccttctttttgagttgcCGGACAACATGAATcgccttatgcaacatcttttCCAGGCTGGCATAAGTCTGAAGCTCGTTCTGATCAGACACATCACggttgcttctcttggctttggtgaTGGGACAATCACCACTCCTGATCCACTTTTCATCATCATCGAACttgttttgtctcttcctttggtttctttgtttctgcACAAAATCAAACCCATTAGAAGCAAACTGTTTCTTATTTCCAAAAATCATTTGCTCTTTTTCTAACACggttttaaaaggaaagtaaacGTCTTGTTGTagttttgatttcttgagaagtctaaacatcctaaaaacacttaacaaaagagttagcaaataaaaatcttcacactctcaaagtgtttagctcacgatttttaggtgatcactcagagttctttccactggttcaaaggatgataggcagtcaaaattcagcaatcaaaacccaaaacaaacttttgtgggaaaaagaaaagagaaagaaagatgaagagaattttgatatggatccgccttaactgtcctaaggctgggtttctcttcagccagcagggtttctcttccaccactccccctggatttctcttcaaaagtgattcaagccaaaacttttactcttttttttttttgatagattttttttctcttttttttttaataactggcgatcacaagggagtaaaAGAACAGCTCGGATCCaacaagaaataagaaaataaaatcgtgtagagatgagaagatgaaaagatgaattgaaacaaaccagccaaagtggctctgataccaactggagaaccctaagatagggaggatcactttagctgggtgttggatatgatccgagaaggcaaacggcacttctggaactgagatggattgaaaagatcgtcaagagatgcggaatgactcttgatatacccacgatctaaggctaaccaccaaagaaagaatgaatgtgttggctaaccaccaaacaacacacaaagatgaattggctgaccaccaaatcaacaagccggttcacaccaatgaactagctaaagaattctctctctcactcagagaagaaacaaaataaacaaccaaaactgaactgatttttttgatgaaatggactacatatttatagtgttttgtagatctaggaattaaatgaaaaagtagatctagatctagatctagtctTTAATACGAAAATAAAGAGATAAGACTAGACAAAGTGACTGTTCGGCTTCTGTCCAGATTCGTTGTATCCTGAAGCATGAACCGAGGTAAGGAGAACGACGGATGTGGGACTGTCCGTATGAACCACCATGTCCAGATCATGAACCATAGTGGACCAAGTGTGTCCTATGTCTTCAGATAGGTgaaggatccttgccttagtGAGATTTGGCCGATCAAAGTGCATGAACTGATCAAAAAGGTCGATCAGTCCATCAGTACGGTCGCCGGTACGTGCAGTATGAGGCAATCGAGCCAAAAGagagaagtctcgatcattttgtgaaacctcatgatccaagtcaagtctggcatgatctttctcaagtctggcatgatctttctcaagtctggcatgatccaagtcaagtctggtacggtgaaaaacatgaacctcggttgaaatgttcagaacgtcctgaactccatgctgagctggttccatgtaatgatctgtggactgcggcacatcacctatgtcaccaaagttgacttaccttttccggagcacatcctgaaagaactctagagttaagcgtgcttgagctggagtagtggaaggatgggtggcctatcgggaagtgattcgcgatagcgtgtgagtgaggccaaagcatgggaaaaggtcgggtggtgattgcagggtcagtaaacaagacTCTAGAGCCttggaaaattaacggaccgaccgtTGGAACGGGATGGgacccacgggccgagagagcgggcgtgggtggcccattagccgtgggcgtTCGGGGCGTTACACAAATCTCTACACAATGTTCGTTTGCTATCACGTATCATTGAATCAGCACTACTCTTAATGGAATCCAGTCTCCAAAGCAAATGAGTAGAAACAGTTTGGAAAGGGAAATGAGCTTTACCAAAAACCGAAGATCTGACAGATACGAAGTTTGATTCTATCCTTGTGAACTCCTGCCTGTGTGAAACGGATCTGCGAACCAGGTAAGACCGGAAATGGGTCTGCATCACACGCCCGGCCGAGTCCTTCACTGGGGAGAATCGATTGAGCGACAAATCGAGATTGTTAATCTTCTCTGGTTTAATCCGGTATATGTAAACCGGGTTTGCTTTCTATTTACAGTCCGTCCGTTGATACATTTGTGCTAGTTGGTACCCCCCCCCCCTAACGATTATCGCAACGATTGTCTTCCTTCTTCAGTTATCTCCATGGACGACCGACTCAATCCTGAGGTGATTCTATGATATTGAAATTAGGAATAAGATGTTTAGTGGTTGGTTCCTTTTCTGTTTATTTGGAAGTAAGTCGAAGATTTGTGACTTGAAGAGAGTTATAGGTTTTGCCCACCAAGTGTTTGATGAATTTTctctaacaaaagaaaaactattcTTTGTTTTTGCGTGGCAGATAGCAATGGAATACGGGAATGTAAAGACGGCTGTGTTTTGGGATTATGCCTCTCTCCAGATACCTCCTTATGTCGATGTGAAATCGATCGTCCACAATCTGATGCTCAAACTTCGACAGAAAAAATGTTATGGTCGCCTATATGGCACTTGTATTCAAGCTGAGCACAAGGAAGCTTTCCAGAGGACAGGCATTGAGCTTATCGATGTACAAGTCAATTCTTCAACTTTTTCTTATAGTTGTGAAATCGATCAGCCACACTCTGATGCTCAAACTTCGACAGAAAAAATGTATAATCCTCCTCCTGCGATTGTGGTGGTCATTTCCAGGAACAGAgattttgttgtttccgttACAGAGTTATGTCAGCAGATGCAGCACTGAATCATGTGGAGAGAATAGCTATCTGGAACTGAAGCCAGTGGaagcttagttttttttttttttttttttttgaacagttCTGAGATTTGGACTAtgagttttaagttttttttcataAAGCTCTCCAGTTATAAAATCATTACCGGGAAAATATGTTTGGAAgaaatctatgtttccaaaaaaaaatttcattattaatgtgctcTTTTGATCTGATGGaatatttttttgcaaatcAGATGAGAGCATTCCAAAATTGGCTTTCTTTAAAAACTTTGTCGCAGTTTTGTAAACTCAATGTGTTTTCCTGTTCTGTTTTTGGATATCACATAAGTGTTACTCGTCACGGTTGATTCAAATAACAGAGTTTTGAATCGTGATATGTCCTTATGGCAGAAAAAAGATGATACGCTAATCAAAACTAGAAGTCTCCTTATATCAAGTAATTGTAATTGCTTTGAAAAGAATGTACAAAGAATGTACAAAGACTAGGAAGTTGTGTGCACCCTTCAAAAGGTTTCAAGACTACTAAGTTGTTTATCTGATTTATCTGACTTAAACAGATACTCATCCACACTAATTTGTGATCTTTTTAGCCGATTTTGGGTAGAATCTTCAATTACATGTGGGCTTTGCTTTAGATTGCTGAACCTTCAAACGATCAAAAGTCCATTAGCTTATAACAATTAATCTGATGTGCTGCCTGATTTTTTggttgtttatgattttttgttttgttattaagTTATTTGGAGTCTTATTAGTGAAAATCATTTGATCATATTTCTGAATTTGTATTTCATCTGTTTCGAATAAATATGTATTTCCATGTTTTCACACATTAaacatttgaaaattattaatgcattgtttatgatttattaacaattttaaatcactCTTTATCAATAATAATGTTAATAAACTCGGTTTTGTAAATTACACTTTATCAACTAgtcagaatatatatatatatatatatatatatatatatatataaacatatttaaccAAAAAGACAAGTAAACCTGTTTGATGTTGTTGGTGAaagtttaggttttttttttgtaacatgttAAAGTTTAGGTTTGAATAATCATTTTGTTGGTTCTTTGCTGCAAATAGATAAACATTGCTTTGCATATGATCATTACAAAAATGACCCGAAGTGTATCATGATTCATGAGAGAGTGACCGAAAGAAGAATGTGTGACAGATTTTACAGAAGAGAGCACAGAGCATTGACAATAATGTTTACCTAAAACATGCTCAAGGGTGTATAGAGAAGAAGAGCCTTGTTACTTTCGCTTTCTTCCATAAATGTACTACAATGAAGTTATGTGTTTCACACTTTCTCTCTTTCCcccaaaaataaaatgttttcaaaagaatTGAACAAATACGCATGAATCTTCTTGCAAACAACACCCATTTATGTGGTCATCTTTTTATTCCTATTCTTCTTGCTCTGCTGTGTAAAATAATAATGCCATAGTTGCAGGTAAGAGTGAGTTAAAAGAGCAACAACATTGGATTGATTCCGGGCATAGCTCAGAGCTGCGTTCCCCCTAGAGAAGAAGCTGGCAGTACAGTCTGATATCACAAACAATGCAGAAGTCTTTGTGAAAGCCAAGAGAAGAGTTTTGTACATACCAACCAAGCTGAGCCATCAACAAGACTTTTGTGCATAGTAATTGTAAAACTGAGCCGTATGCACTTCTCAGAGACAAAACCGGCCAGCTCCAAGAATAAATATGTTCATTCAAAGTCAGCACCTTTGCTCCCTCGTCAACTGCGTAATATCTTTTCAAGGAACTCAACCTCTCGTGACGCATGGTCTTTGTCCAAATGCTTGAACAAGGCCCAGCGCGTGTAAGCATCCGGCTCAATCTCTTTATCTAGCATCTCTCTATACAACTCGACAACCTCCTCCCATTTACCAAGGTCAGAGTTCTTGTTTATAAGCATGGTGTAGCTGTATTTGTTCGGTGGAATCCCATCTTCTTCCATCTTGCGGAAGTATCTGTAAGCTTCATCTATCTCACCAGCTTTGCAGATCCCATGTAGAAGAGCGTTGCACGTCATGACATTTGGACGAATGTCTCTCTTCTCCATCTCGCCTGAATATTGAAACGCTTGTTGTAGCCTTCCCACTTTCGCATGACCATGAATCAACACAAAGTAGGTAACCACAGAGGGAGACAACTTTTTCCTCAGCATCTCTTGATACAAGACCTTGGCCATCTTAAACCGTCCCTTCTCCAGATAAGCACGAATAACCGTGGTGTAAGTAACATGATCAGGGACGAGGCCATCTCTAAAAATCTTCCGCTGAAACTCAATCGCTCTCTCCAGATCCCCAACCTTGCAGAGTCCATGTATACAAACGTTATAACTGATCAGATCTCGAGCGTTATGATCCTTAGCCACCATCTCTTCCTGCAGACGAAACGCTTTGTCTTTATCTCCAAGCTGCAGCTCACCCACGAGCCTTGTAGTGCATGCATATCTATCAGGCTTGATCCCTTTCTCCAACATCTCATCGTAAGTTGCAGTAGCCATGGATAGATTCCCTTTCTTGACGAATCCTTTTACAAGAGTGGTGTACGTCTTCACATCAGGATCAATCCTTTGCCTGGACATCTCTGCTTTTAACCTCTGAGCAGTTACCAAATCCCCTGACTCGCAAAGACCATCCATTAGAGTATTGTAAGTGACAACGCTGGGACGGATGTTCCTAACAATCAGCTCACCAAACAAGAGAAAAGCCTCTCTAATCTTCCTCAACTTAACGTATCCATGCATTAGAGTGTTGTAAGACACAACATCAGGAGCTGCCATACCAAGCAGCACCCGTCTAGCGTCGTCCGTTCTTCTAAACTCGCAGAGCGCgcgtatataaatattataagtaGATGCGGTTGGAGAAACGCCCGCATTGAGCATTAGCTCAACAACCTCCCAAGCTTCATCAAACAAGCCTTGTTTGCAATACCCTTCAATCAAAGGGTTAAAGGAATAAGTTGTCACAGGGAATCCAGATGTTCGCATATCTCCATGACACCGCCTAGCTTCCTCCATCTTACCATTCTTGGAGAAACCATTGATCAGTATATTGTAAGTCACCTCAGTAgcataaacatttcttctctccaTCTCAGACAAAAGCTTGGCCACTTTGTGCAAATCCCCCGCCTTGAAACAAGAATCCAACATAGTGTTGAACGTGATAACGTTAGGCACAACTTCCCTCTCCATCTCAGAAACAATCTCCGGGACTTTAAGCAAATCACCAGCCTTGAAACAAGTGTCCAGCATAGTGTTAACAGTGACAACCGTCGGTTTAATACCGTGCGCCACCATCGTCCTATAAACCTCTTGAGCCTCGTTAACCATTTGTTTATCCCTAAGAAGCCTCAAAACTAAGTTACAGATTCTAACGCTAGGCGAGAAGCCTTTAGTAATCATCTTCTCGAAGCACAACAAACAATGTTTCACCATTGACTTCTTGGTGTAAACCCACAACAACAGATCAAGAGTCTTGCAAGCAATCAGTTTATCAACAAGACTCTTTTCAATCAAAAGATGGTAAATTTCGTGCATACCGAGATCGATGCTCCTCTCAGCGACCCAACTGGCTTTGCTCATCAGATCATTCTCAACCAAGATCTCGAGAAGAGCAGCGAAGGCGAGGAATGACTGTTTGAGATCGCGTTggctctgtagccacttgaagAAGTGGAAAGCGATCTCGGGCTTCTCTCGGATCATGTTGAGGACTCTAATTAGAAGATCGGGATCAGTAACGAGGGGATGAAACTGGTGGGAAGACCACTTGCGATTGGGATTGTAGCCGTGTGAGGTCAAAATGAGATGAGCGTAATGGGACTCCGGATTAGAGGGAGGAGAGGATGATAGAAAGAGGTAGCGTAGCTTAGAGACGGAAGTGGAAGTGGAAGTGGAAGTGGAGAAGGAGGATCTGGAAGCTCTGCGACAGAGGCGGAGACATAGGATCATTGAAGAGACGGAGAGGAACACATAGGACCGaaatggaatggatcaattgAAGAGCTTTCGTGGCGAGGAGAAGGAGGAGCGGCCATTAAAGTTCCACGAAGCCTTGTGACGACATCTCTCTCCCCTCCCGTGTGGGCGTCGGCGACAGTCAATCAATTCTCCCGGAGgctacaaaataaaacaagggtttatctctttctttctcttaacCGTACCGGTTTAATCGTTGGCTTCCTGTTTATTATCCCCGTTTCGATTTTGTCTTAAATCGTTTACCCTTTAATACGGTTCCTTCTCTACTGACCTTTTTCATCCTAATCAAAATGAAATTTACAGCATTTGTTTTATagaatattaaaacaaaatataaatcatgGTTCACTCCGGTTAAGCCATTACCCACAAATGTCATCGGTTTGCTATTGGATTCGGTTTATGGAAAAACATTCTCATGTGAGATTTACCGGGAAAACGGTCCATTCCACCGAGATCGCGGTTTAAATCGTCACTCAATTTCTCATCCGGTTTGGGTTTAATCCAATAACCTTTGAAGTTTAAACCACTGTTAAAACCGGTTCTCTACATACCTTTCTGCTGctaatgaaaatgaaatataaaatagtagGCACAAATCTGGTTCCCACCGGTTGAACCATTACCCAAAAATGCCATCGGTTACCATCGGATTGGGTATTGAAAAACATTAACATGTGAAATGACCCACTAGCCCTTGTCACTTCAGTCTATAGACGTGATCCCACATGATCATGTATTCTTGTCTATAGAATGTTAGAAATCTATTCTCAGTATCTAATTTCTAAAATGAAGTTGTCATCGTTCCGAGTTTGGTAAGATACGAAAGCAAATTCTAAGCTACATACCTATAAAGTTTAGGAAGTGTAACGCACACACATTGAACAATGCATATTACATGAATCATGAGTGTTAAAAAGACACATGCTACTTTCCGACAGGAACATAAAAGTACACGACTTTACTGtaataaaacacacacaaaaatgtAACTTAGAAGAAACCTTGCAAAATCCTAAACTTTCTAGCTGCCAAGAGTAACATTCTGCATTTCAGTAACTACTTCATCCTCGCATCTCTTGTCTAACTCAGCTTCCATGTGTTTCATCGAGCTACTCAGCTTCCTGCAAGCTCCTGTAAATGCCTCTGAAGCACTCTTCAAACCCTCAACTTCGGACTCGACTTCATCGAGGTTTCCCTGTATTATCTTCAGCGCTTGCTTCATCTTGACAATCTCCTGCGGAGGATAAACACAAGCTCCAATCTCATCGATCTGATCACCAGTTCCTTTACACAGCTTCAGCATCTTCTCAAGCGAGTCCACAAACCCGCTGTTATCCTTTGGATTCTCCAGCTTGATCATCCCGGTGATAACTCGGATGAGTTCTTTTGTCACCATGATGGTCTCAGACACAATCTCAGCTACCATTTGAGCAATTTCCATTTCTTCGGGAGACAGATCATTCCctaaatcatcatcatcatctgagtTGTTGTTATCACCAGATGCGTCATCCTCAGGTGGAGCTGGTTTCACTTCTTTCATCTCCCTGAGGACATCCTTCATGGAAACAGCAACCTGAGTAATAGCTCTGCCAATGGCAATGATGTTTGTTGTAGGAACCTTCTTGAAACCAGAGCATGCTTCCCAAACTGCTCCTGAGAGCCGTGGAATAGACGGCTTCTTGTCCTTCTCATATGATCCCTCTAGTGACCAGATTCAAAAAcacagtaaaaaaatttaagtaatCTTGATCACACACTAGTAAAAGTAAGAGCCTTTGAACATTCCATCTAAGCTTCTTACCGTATAAGGAGACAGAACCCTGCAACAATCTGAGGCTGGAATCGACGATCTTCTTGACGGAGACATGAATGAGCGAAGAAAGAGTAGGGCCAGCACCAACAGTGCTTACATGGCAACAAAGTATGAAGCCTTGAAGAGCGTTGAAGTAAGACTCCATAGTCCCCTTAAGTGATTCagcttttggagcttctccacTCCACAGCATTCccactatttaaaatttaaagaaaaaaatacaaactttgccaaaagagagagagaagaaatcaaacaaagaaatgaaaaagacaagtctttttttgtttgttaaagaAAACCTATGGTGGCTTGTCTAGAGAGATGACCAGACATCTGAAGAGCATCGTTCCAGTTCACTTTCTCCTCTGTCGCAAACGCTGTTCGTTCGAACAACTGgaaccaaaaaaaagttaagcaTAGTTCGTGTGTCTAATTACGATTCTAATTTCAttaagcttttaaaaaaaaatcagtaaagaagaagaattacCTGGAGATTATCGAGAGTATCGTAGATGGTGTTGAGGTGAGGAATCAGAAATTGATTCAGatcttctttctttgttttcccCATTTTTTTCGTCTTCTTTCTTCAGCTCTATtgcgcctctctctctctctggttgCTAGCTAAGCAAAGGAGGGTTTTTGCACGAAGCTTTTCTCACGGTTActaacgacgtcgtttcacaaAGAATTTTTAAAGTGGTTCTTTTAGCGTTTTCGGCCTTTTGGGCCTTTTAAATTTAAGCTTTGTTCGACTACGTTTTGAATTTAGCGTGACGACCAGGATACATACATCTAAAGGCTTTTCTTGAAGTTGATTATTTTCGACACTGTAAAGTTACTTCTTAATGTCTTAATCctaacaaacatatatataaacgtAACACTCGTTTTTGTAAGTCCTATATATCAACgtaactagattttaacccgcacATTCGTGcagatattttttcattttataaatatatttgataatcttataaagattttaaatataaaatttccattttattattatatattatgtaaatctataatattatttttttatatttcttattcggCATTATTAATTACATGAATTTCgttattatatattgtgtaaatctTACCACGTTTGGAAGattacatagattttgaatttgtttttgttactatattaatacattattttataaaaaatatttaaaattttggtaattttttctaaattttttcaacagattttgttaaaattaaaaagaaaaaatacagttaaaatttaatttttcattaatattttaaatgaattactaaaatttcatagttttctaataacatatttttaaatagtatatgaa
This region of Brassica napus cultivar Da-Ae chromosome C5, Da-Ae, whole genome shotgun sequence genomic DNA includes:
- the LOC106416285 gene encoding pentatricopeptide repeat-containing protein At1g22960, mitochondrial, whose protein sequence is MILCLRLCRRASRSSFSTSTSTSTSVSKLRYLFLSSSPPSNPESHYAHLILTSHGYNPNRKWSSHQFHPLVTDPDLLIRVLNMIREKPEIAFHFFKWLQSQRDLKQSFLAFAALLEILVENDLMSKASWVAERSIDLGMHEIYHLLIEKSLVDKLIACKTLDLLLWVYTKKSMVKHCLLCFEKMITKGFSPSVRICNLVLRLLRDKQMVNEAQEVYRTMVAHGIKPTVVTVNTMLDTCFKAGDLLKVPEIVSEMEREVVPNVITFNTMLDSCFKAGDLHKVAKLLSEMERRNVYATEVTYNILINGFSKNGKMEEARRCHGDMRTSGFPVTTYSFNPLIEGYCKQGLFDEAWEVVELMLNAGVSPTASTYNIYIRALCEFRRTDDARRVLLGMAAPDVVSYNTLMHGYVKLRKIREAFLLFGELIVRNIRPSVVTYNTLMDGLCESGDLVTAQRLKAEMSRQRIDPDVKTYTTLVKGFVKKGNLSMATATYDEMLEKGIKPDRYACTTRLVGELQLGDKDKAFRLQEEMVAKDHNARDLISYNVCIHGLCKVGDLERAIEFQRKIFRDGLVPDHVTYTTVIRAYLEKGRFKMAKVLYQEMLRKKLSPSVVTYFVLIHGHAKVGRLQQAFQYSGEMEKRDIRPNVMTCNALLHGICKAGEIDEAYRYFRKMEEDGIPPNKYSYTMLINKNSDLGKWEEVVELYREMLDKEIEPDAYTRWALFKHLDKDHASREVEFLEKILRS
- the LOC106416006 gene encoding uncharacterized protein LOC106416006 — protein: MGKTKKEDLNQFLIPHLNTIYDTLDNLQLFERTAFATEEKVNWNDALQMSGHLSRQATIVGMLWSGEAPKAESLKGTMESYFNALQGFILCCHVSTVGAGPTLSSLIHVSVKKIVDSSLRLLQGSVSLYEGSYEKDKKPSIPRLSGAVWEACSGFKKVPTTNIIAIGRAITQVAVSMKDVLREMKEVKPAPPEDDASGDNNNSDDDDDLGNDLSPEEMEIAQMVAEIVSETIMVTKELIRVITGMIKLENPKDNSGFVDSLEKMLKLCKGTGDQIDEIGACVYPPQEIVKMKQALKIIQGNLDEVESEVEGLKSASEAFTGACRKLSSSMKHMEAELDKRCEDEVVTEMQNVTLGS